In one window of Pseudomonas putida DNA:
- the finR gene encoding LysR family transcriptional regulator FinR has protein sequence MRFTLRQLQVFVAVAQHQSVSRAANVLALSQSAASTSITELERQSSCQLFDRAGKRLSLNALGHQLLPQAVALLDQAKEIEDLLNGKSGFGSLAVGATLTIGNYLATLLIGSFMQVHPESQVKLHVQNTAHIVQQVAHYEIDLGLIEGDCNHPDLEVQPWVEDELVVFCAPQHPLAKVGRANIEALSQEAWILREQGSGTRLTFDQAMRHHRANLNIRLELEHTEAIKRAVESGLGIGCISRLALRDAFRRGSLVAVETPELDLLRQFYFIWHKQKYQTSAMREFLELCRSFTAGVQRSDEIVLPTIA, from the coding sequence ATGCGATTCACTCTCCGCCAGCTTCAAGTCTTCGTCGCCGTCGCCCAGCATCAAAGCGTATCGCGAGCGGCCAATGTACTGGCCCTGTCGCAGTCGGCGGCCAGTACCTCCATCACCGAACTGGAGCGCCAGTCCAGCTGCCAGCTGTTCGATCGCGCCGGCAAGCGCCTGAGCCTCAACGCCCTGGGCCATCAGTTGCTGCCCCAAGCAGTAGCCCTGCTCGACCAGGCCAAGGAAATCGAAGACCTGCTCAACGGCAAGTCCGGCTTCGGCTCGCTCGCCGTCGGCGCCACCTTGACCATCGGCAACTACCTGGCAACGCTGCTGATCGGCAGCTTCATGCAGGTGCACCCGGAAAGCCAGGTCAAGCTGCACGTGCAGAATACAGCGCACATTGTGCAACAGGTGGCCCACTACGAAATTGACCTGGGTCTTATCGAGGGTGACTGCAACCACCCTGACCTGGAGGTGCAACCCTGGGTCGAGGACGAACTGGTGGTGTTCTGCGCTCCGCAACATCCGCTGGCCAAGGTCGGCCGCGCCAATATCGAGGCCTTGTCCCAGGAGGCGTGGATCTTGCGCGAACAAGGCTCAGGCACCCGCCTGACCTTTGACCAGGCCATGCGCCACCACCGCGCCAACCTGAACATCCGCCTGGAGCTCGAACATACGGAAGCGATCAAGCGCGCCGTGGAGTCGGGTCTGGGGATTGGCTGCATCTCGCGCCTCGCGCTGCGCGACGCTTTCAGGCGCGGCAGCCTGGTGGCAGTGGAAACCCCGGAGCTGGATCTGCTGCGCCAGTTCTACTTCATCTGGCACAAGCAGAAGTACCAGACCTCGGCCATGCGTGAGTTTCTCGAGCTGTGCCGCAGCTTCACTGCGGGGGTGCAGCGCAGCGACGAGATCGTGCTGCCGACCATCGCCTGA
- a CDS encoding diacylglycerol kinase: MSPFKGQTGLKRIFNAAGYSLDGLRAAFKGEAAFRQLVLLNVLLIPTAFWLPVSRGERAILIAVCLLGLIVELLNSAVEAAIDRISLDRHPLSKNAKDMGSAAQLVAMSMVALVWGVILLG; encoded by the coding sequence ATGTCGCCATTCAAGGGCCAGACCGGCCTGAAACGCATCTTCAATGCCGCCGGCTATTCGCTCGACGGCCTGCGCGCCGCCTTCAAGGGCGAGGCTGCCTTCCGCCAACTGGTGCTGCTCAATGTGCTGCTGATCCCGACTGCCTTCTGGTTGCCGGTCAGTCGCGGCGAGCGTGCGATCCTGATCGCGGTGTGTCTGCTGGGGCTGATCGTCGAGCTGCTCAACTCGGCGGTCGAGGCTGCCATCGACCGCATTTCGCTGGACCGTCACCCCTTGTCGAAGAACGCCAAGGACATGGGCAGTGCTGCGCAGTTGGTGGCAATGAGCATGGTGGCGCTGGTCTGGGGCGTAATCCTGCTCGGCTGA
- the erdR gene encoding response regulator transcription factor ErdR, whose product MATYEILIADDHPLFRSALRQAVTLGLGQDVRLVEVASIAELETRLTEKSDWDLVLLDLNMPGAYGFSGLVLLRGQYPQIPVVMVSAQEEAAVVVKSREFGASGFIPKSSPLETIQDAVRKVLDGEVWWPPQAFEKVDVSAEAKAASEGLASLTPQQFRVLTMVCEGLLNKQIAYELSVSEATIKAHVTAIFRKLGVRTRTQAALLLQQLESVSAN is encoded by the coding sequence ATGGCTACATATGAAATCCTGATTGCCGATGACCATCCGCTGTTCCGTAGCGCCTTGCGCCAGGCCGTGACCCTCGGCCTCGGGCAGGACGTACGTCTGGTGGAGGTGGCAAGCATCGCCGAACTGGAAACCCGCCTGACCGAGAAATCCGACTGGGACCTGGTCCTGCTCGACTTGAACATGCCAGGTGCCTATGGCTTCTCCGGGCTGGTCCTGCTCCGTGGGCAATACCCGCAGATTCCGGTGGTGATGGTGTCGGCGCAGGAAGAGGCGGCCGTGGTGGTCAAGTCCCGTGAGTTCGGGGCCAGCGGTTTCATTCCGAAGTCCAGCCCGCTGGAAACCATCCAGGACGCCGTGCGCAAGGTGCTCGACGGCGAAGTGTGGTGGCCGCCGCAGGCGTTCGAAAAGGTTGATGTGTCGGCCGAGGCCAAAGCCGCCAGCGAAGGGCTCGCAAGCCTGACGCCGCAGCAGTTCCGGGTGCTGACCATGGTCTGCGAAGGTTTGTTGAACAAGCAGATCGCCTACGAGCTGAGCGTTTCGGAGGCGACCATCAAGGCCCACGTCACCGCGATCTTCCGCAAGCTGGGCGTGCGTACCCGGACCCAGGCCGCCTTGCTGCTGCAACAACTTGAATCGGTTTCAGCCAACTGA
- a CDS encoding quorum-sensing-regulated virulence factor family protein, which translates to MLRLIVPTLSLMLALPLAASAASKQDYELNQMLQKVAKESSVGTPRAVNEDILDQGYTVEKGKALVNHLSVREEHAQRMLENPALVRSQLGDSVCRNTGYRQLMTKGAVMVYRFTVYKTNQPVMDQAFDAASCTAGNKKK; encoded by the coding sequence ATGCTGCGTCTTATCGTCCCGACCCTGAGCCTGATGCTCGCCCTGCCGCTTGCCGCCAGCGCAGCGTCCAAGCAGGACTACGAGCTGAACCAGATGCTGCAGAAGGTTGCCAAGGAGAGCAGCGTCGGCACGCCACGCGCCGTCAACGAAGACATCCTCGATCAGGGCTACACCGTCGAGAAGGGCAAGGCGTTGGTCAACCACCTGAGCGTGCGTGAAGAACATGCCCAGCGCATGCTGGAAAACCCGGCGCTGGTGCGCAGCCAGCTGGGCGACAGCGTCTGCCGCAACACCGGCTACCGCCAACTGATGACCAAGGGCGCGGTGATGGTCTACCGCTTCACCGTCTACAAGACCAACCAGCCGGTCATGGACCAGGCGTTCGATGCTGCCAGTTGCACCGCTGGCAATAAGAAAAAGTGA
- a CDS encoding LOG family protein, translating into MPYLPNELLSKHFSDQGIDLGRIDEQLQLVAPNSPNLPLYRDMMLTVLRMASDDANRWNAKITLQALRELDHAFRTLERYKGRRKVTVFGSARTPQEHPMYALARELGATLARSELMVITGAGGGIMAAAHEGAGAENSLGFNITLPFEQHANATVDGTDKLLPFHFFFIRKLFFVKEADGLVLCPGGFGTLDEALEVLTLIQTGKSPLVPVVLLDSPGGSFWQDALNFISRQLEENRYILPSDLKLVRLVHSADEAVEEIKQFYSNYHSSRWLKNQFVIRMLHPLSEAALCDIQEGFADLRLSGKYHQQPDSSAEHEVGDFNHLTRLTFAFNGRDQGRLRELVDFINLPENWAKPQPMHTTQHAREALKVG; encoded by the coding sequence ATGCCTTACCTACCGAATGAACTGCTGTCCAAGCACTTCAGCGACCAGGGAATCGACCTGGGCAGGATTGACGAACAACTGCAACTGGTGGCACCGAACAGCCCCAACCTGCCCCTCTACCGCGACATGATGTTGACCGTGCTGCGCATGGCCAGCGACGACGCCAACCGCTGGAACGCCAAGATCACCTTGCAGGCCCTGCGCGAACTGGATCACGCCTTCCGTACTCTCGAGCGCTACAAGGGCCGACGCAAAGTCACGGTGTTCGGCTCGGCGCGCACACCCCAGGAACACCCGATGTATGCCCTGGCCCGGGAACTGGGCGCCACGCTGGCACGCTCCGAGCTGATGGTCATCACCGGTGCCGGTGGCGGCATCATGGCCGCTGCCCACGAAGGCGCCGGTGCCGAGAACAGCCTGGGCTTCAATATCACACTGCCTTTCGAGCAACATGCCAATGCCACGGTGGACGGCACCGATAAGCTGCTGCCCTTCCACTTCTTCTTTATCCGCAAGCTGTTCTTCGTCAAGGAAGCCGACGGACTGGTCCTTTGCCCGGGTGGCTTCGGCACGCTCGATGAAGCGCTGGAAGTGCTGACCCTGATCCAGACCGGCAAAAGCCCACTGGTACCGGTGGTACTGCTGGACTCGCCTGGCGGCAGCTTCTGGCAGGATGCCCTGAACTTCATCAGCCGTCAGTTGGAAGAGAACCGCTATATCTTGCCCAGCGACCTGAAGCTGGTACGCCTGGTACACAGCGCCGACGAGGCCGTTGAAGAGATCAAGCAGTTCTATAGCAACTACCACTCGAGCCGCTGGCTGAAGAACCAGTTCGTGATCCGCATGCTGCACCCCTTGAGCGAGGCTGCGCTATGCGACATCCAGGAGGGTTTTGCCGACCTGCGGCTGAGCGGCAAGTATCATCAACAGCCCGACAGTAGCGCAGAACATGAAGTAGGAGACTTCAACCACCTGACCCGCCTGACCTTCGCCTTCAACGGCCGTGATCAGGGGCGCCTTCGTGAACTGGTGGACTTCATCAACCTGCCGGAAAACTGGGCAAAACCTCAGCCCATGCACACGACCCAGCATGCGCGAGAAGCGCTGAAAGTCGGTTGA
- the recX gene encoding recombination regulator RecX, protein MDLLARREHGRVELTRKLRQRGATDELIEPALDRLAEEGLLSEARYLESFISYRSNSGYGPARIREDLSQRGLNRGDIDQALRESGVDWSARLRDVWQRKFGGQRPQDPRSRAQQTRFLAYRGFSMDMIGRLLSGRDLD, encoded by the coding sequence ATGGACCTGCTTGCGCGCCGCGAGCATGGTCGTGTCGAGCTGACGCGCAAGTTGCGTCAGCGCGGCGCCACCGATGAGCTGATCGAGCCTGCGCTCGATCGGCTTGCCGAGGAAGGGCTGCTCAGCGAGGCGCGCTACCTGGAAAGCTTCATTTCCTATCGCTCCAACTCCGGCTATGGCCCCGCACGTATTCGTGAGGACCTGAGTCAGCGAGGGCTGAACCGTGGCGATATCGATCAGGCACTGCGCGAGAGCGGTGTGGACTGGTCGGCCCGCCTACGGGACGTCTGGCAGCGCAAGTTCGGCGGGCAACGTCCTCAGGATCCCCGCAGTCGCGCGCAGCAAACGCGCTTTCTCGCCTACCGTGGTTTTTCCATGGACATGATCGGCCGGCTGCTCAGCGGGCGCGACCTCGATTAA
- the recA gene encoding recombinase RecA, whose product MDDNKKRALAAALGQIERQFGKGAVMRMGDHERQAIPAISTGSLGLDIALGIGGLPKGRIVEIYGPESSGKTTLTLSVIAEAQKNGATCAFVDAEHALDPEYAGKLGVNVDDLLVSQPDTGEQALEITDMLVRSNAVDVIIVDSVAALVPKAEIEGEMGDMHVGLQARLMSQALRKITGNIKNANCLVIFINQIRMKIGVMFGSPETTTGGNALKFYASVRLDIRRTGAVKEGDEVVGSETRVKIVKNKVSPPFRQAEFQILYGKGIYRNGEIIDLGVAQGLVEKSGAWYSYQGNKIGQGKANAAKYLQENPAIGSEIEKQIREKLLTSGAVAAAGKAAAAEADADDMADAEAGY is encoded by the coding sequence ATGGACGACAACAAGAAGCGCGCCTTGGCTGCGGCCCTGGGTCAGATCGAACGCCAATTCGGCAAGGGCGCAGTCATGCGCATGGGCGATCACGAACGCCAGGCCATCCCGGCCATCTCCACCGGCTCGCTGGGCCTGGACATCGCCCTCGGCATCGGCGGTCTGCCGAAGGGCCGTATCGTCGAGATCTACGGCCCGGAATCCTCGGGCAAGACCACGCTGACGCTGTCGGTCATCGCCGAGGCCCAGAAGAACGGCGCCACCTGCGCCTTCGTCGACGCCGAGCATGCCCTCGACCCTGAGTACGCTGGCAAGCTCGGCGTCAACGTCGATGACCTGCTGGTCTCGCAGCCAGACACTGGCGAACAGGCCCTGGAAATCACCGATATGCTGGTGCGTTCCAACGCTGTCGACGTGATCATCGTCGACTCCGTGGCGGCCCTGGTACCCAAGGCTGAAATCGAAGGCGAAATGGGCGACATGCACGTCGGCCTGCAGGCCCGTCTGATGTCCCAGGCACTGCGCAAGATCACCGGTAACATCAAGAACGCCAACTGCCTGGTCATCTTCATCAACCAGATCCGTATGAAAATTGGCGTGATGTTTGGTAGCCCGGAAACCACCACCGGCGGTAACGCCCTGAAGTTCTACGCCTCGGTCCGTCTGGACATCCGTCGTACTGGCGCGGTGAAGGAAGGTGACGAAGTGGTGGGCAGTGAAACCCGCGTCAAGATCGTCAAGAACAAGGTTTCGCCACCTTTCCGTCAGGCCGAGTTCCAGATTCTCTACGGCAAGGGTATCTACCGTAACGGCGAGATCATCGACTTGGGCGTCGCCCAAGGCTTGGTCGAGAAGTCCGGCGCCTGGTACAGCTATCAGGGCAACAAGATCGGCCAAGGCAAGGCCAACGCTGCCAAGTATTTGCAAGAGAACCCGGCCATCGGTTCGGAAATCGAGAAGCAGATTCGTGAGAAGCTGCTGACCTCCGGCGCTGTCGCCGCTGCTGGCAAGGCCGCCGCCGCTGAAGCTGATGCCGACGATATGGCTGATGCTGAAGCCGGTTATTGA
- a CDS encoding CinA family protein: MDPITVLSTRLGEHLRRFNAQVTTAESCTGGGIAEAITRIPGSSAWFEAGYVTYSNAQKTRQLGVPEALFTQVGAVSQEVVEAMVRGAQAASGARFAVAVSGVAGPDGGSPAKPVGTVWLAWGDGARVISERRHFEGDREAVRRQTVIAALDGLLQLGAE, from the coding sequence ATGGACCCGATCACCGTACTTTCTACCCGCCTGGGCGAACACCTGCGCCGCTTCAATGCGCAGGTGACCACCGCCGAGTCCTGCACCGGTGGTGGCATCGCCGAGGCGATCACCCGTATTCCCGGCAGTTCGGCCTGGTTCGAGGCGGGTTACGTCACCTATTCCAACGCCCAGAAGACCCGCCAGCTTGGCGTCCCCGAGGCACTGTTCACCCAGGTTGGCGCCGTCAGCCAGGAAGTGGTCGAGGCCATGGTCCGTGGTGCCCAGGCCGCCAGCGGCGCGCGGTTTGCCGTAGCGGTCAGCGGTGTCGCCGGGCCGGATGGCGGCTCGCCGGCCAAACCGGTAGGCACCGTGTGGCTGGCCTGGGGCGATGGAGCCCGCGTGATCAGCGAGCGTCGCCACTTCGAGGGCGATCGCGAGGCGGTGCGCCGACAGACGGTGATCGCTGCGTTAGACGGCTTGTTACAGCTTGGTGCCGAGTAA
- a CDS encoding lysis system i-spanin subunit Rz, translated as MLSRLQFAAYVASVLLSAALAWQVQAWRYERLLAESDELQASQRVEQAEVLNEQLRSEREQRQALERRLHDSESIHFQELTDAQHNQARLRDRLATADLRLSVLVERDATCSTMPAATGASGVDHGAVRARLDPAHARRIIAITDDGDRGLIALRACQAYIRALAP; from the coding sequence GTGCTGAGCCGCCTGCAGTTTGCTGCGTACGTTGCCTCGGTACTGTTGTCCGCCGCGTTGGCCTGGCAGGTTCAGGCCTGGCGCTACGAGCGTCTGCTCGCCGAGTCGGACGAGTTGCAGGCGAGCCAGCGGGTGGAGCAGGCCGAGGTGCTCAACGAACAGCTGCGTAGTGAGCGCGAGCAGCGCCAGGCGCTCGAGCGACGGCTGCACGACAGCGAGTCGATTCATTTCCAGGAGCTTACCGATGCGCAACACAATCAGGCTCGGCTGCGTGATCGCCTTGCTACTGCCGATCTGCGCCTGTCGGTCCTGGTCGAGCGCGACGCCACCTGTTCCACAATGCCTGCCGCCACCGGCGCCAGCGGCGTGGATCATGGCGCCGTACGCGCCCGACTTGACCCGGCGCATGCTCGACGAATTATCGCCATCACCGACGACGGCGACCGGGGGCTGATCGCCCTGCGCGCCTGTCAGGCCTACATCCGCGCGCTGGCGCCGTGA
- a CDS encoding glycoside hydrolase family 19 protein, with protein sequence MLTERQLIQIYPLAGQRASAFLTPLNEAMARWEIDHPKRIAAFLAQVGHESGQLRYVKELGSDRYLSRYDTGPLALRLGNTPEADGDGQLYCGRGLIQVTGRNNYQACSRALFGDERLLAQPQLLEQPRWACESAAWFWQSRGLNALADRGEFNRITRHINGGLNGLDERLKLWARAREVLC encoded by the coding sequence ATGCTCACCGAGCGGCAACTCATTCAGATTTATCCTCTGGCTGGCCAGCGTGCCAGCGCGTTTCTTACGCCTCTCAACGAAGCCATGGCCCGCTGGGAGATCGATCACCCCAAGCGTATCGCCGCCTTCCTCGCCCAGGTCGGTCATGAGTCCGGCCAGTTACGCTATGTGAAGGAACTGGGCAGCGATCGCTATCTTTCACGCTACGACACCGGCCCACTGGCCCTGCGCCTGGGCAACACGCCCGAGGCCGACGGTGATGGCCAGCTGTATTGCGGTCGCGGCCTGATCCAGGTCACCGGGCGCAACAACTACCAGGCTTGCAGCCGTGCGCTGTTCGGTGATGAGCGGTTGCTGGCGCAACCCCAGCTACTCGAGCAGCCGCGCTGGGCCTGCGAGTCGGCGGCCTGGTTCTGGCAGTCGCGCGGGCTCAATGCCCTGGCCGATCGTGGTGAGTTCAACCGCATCACCCGACATATCAATGGTGGGCTCAATGGCCTGGATGAGCGCCTCAAGCTCTGGGCCAGGGCTCGGGAGGTATTGTGCTGA
- a CDS encoding phage late control D family protein, which yields MQPVFSIKADGKDITALINDRLLLLRTTDKPGMESDTFELRIDARDGALALPPRGAVLEVHLGYAGQPLTLLGRFTVDEVELSGPPDTLVIRGKASDLCGSGRTIRSGSWENVPLQRIIAEIGARNGWQAICPVALNVPRIDQYSESDFNFITRLARQYDCTAKLANGQLLVLPRQGGQSASGKTLGLVTLRRSDVSQWQFRLDDKATRKAVRTRHQDSASGELKVVELSNAESSGSQRPVHTDRHLYPNRAAAEQAARARLASFNRETASVRLDMPGRTDLFVERSIEVSGFVDGLDGQYLIDSVEQVFTGSGWRTTVQCNGGKAGKAGNKGGAPGKVASLKA from the coding sequence ATGCAACCTGTCTTCAGCATCAAGGCCGATGGCAAGGACATCACCGCCCTGATCAACGACCGCCTGCTACTGCTGCGCACCACCGACAAACCCGGCATGGAGTCGGATACGTTCGAGCTGCGCATCGATGCCCGCGACGGTGCCCTGGCCCTGCCGCCTCGCGGCGCGGTGCTGGAGGTGCACCTGGGCTACGCCGGGCAGCCGCTGACGCTGCTGGGGCGCTTCACCGTCGATGAGGTCGAGCTGTCCGGGCCGCCGGACACCCTGGTGATCCGCGGCAAGGCCAGCGACCTGTGCGGCAGTGGCAGAACCATCCGCAGCGGCAGTTGGGAGAATGTTCCGCTGCAACGCATCATCGCCGAGATCGGTGCGCGCAACGGCTGGCAGGCGATCTGCCCGGTCGCCCTGAACGTGCCGCGTATCGACCAGTACAGCGAGTCGGACTTCAACTTCATCACCCGTCTGGCCCGCCAGTACGACTGCACCGCCAAGCTCGCCAACGGCCAGCTGCTGGTGCTGCCGCGCCAGGGCGGGCAGAGCGCCAGCGGCAAGACGCTGGGGTTGGTAACGCTGCGGCGCAGCGACGTCAGCCAATGGCAATTTCGCCTGGACGACAAGGCCACTCGCAAGGCCGTGCGCACCCGTCACCAGGACAGTGCCAGCGGCGAGCTCAAGGTGGTCGAACTGAGCAACGCCGAAAGCTCGGGCAGCCAGCGTCCTGTTCATACCGACCGCCACTTGTACCCCAATCGCGCCGCCGCCGAACAGGCTGCCCGCGCACGCCTGGCCAGCTTCAATCGCGAGACTGCCAGCGTGCGCCTGGACATGCCTGGGCGCACCGACCTGTTCGTCGAGCGCAGCATAGAGGTCAGTGGTTTTGTCGACGGGCTCGACGGCCAGTACCTGATCGACTCGGTCGAGCAGGTGTTCACCGGCTCTGGCTGGCGCACCACCGTGCAGTGCAACGGTGGCAAGGCGGGCAAGGCTGGGAACAAGGGCGGCGCGCCGGGCAAGGTCGCTTCACTCAAGGCGTGA
- a CDS encoding tail protein X: protein MAKTCKTSDGDLLDTLCQHYYGHLNRTVEAVLEANQGLADEDQPLRAGVMILLPDLPTATVSSVQLWD from the coding sequence ATGGCGAAGACCTGCAAAACGTCTGACGGCGATCTGCTCGACACCCTCTGTCAACACTATTACGGCCACCTCAACCGCACGGTCGAAGCCGTGCTGGAGGCCAATCAGGGGCTGGCCGACGAAGACCAGCCCCTGCGCGCCGGCGTGATGATCCTGCTACCGGACCTGCCCACTGCCACGGTCAGCAGCGTGCAGCTCTGGGACTGA
- a CDS encoding phage tail protein, which produces MTYLEQLQAALHALVKAGEEGRRRAGAMLDPMNQAVDHVKEAAAELEALPWIGPAIGKRLQRTLRAIDSAQGRVNKVIARYDKSVDEVRKVQERVDAFSEHLGKAGAAIRKVVGDARAVASGVLVTFGFAPLTTPTAEAIKPFPHLLVLQPLKANATPYYFNLDTAAFDQLRRQTRFRWAAQERLSRDSAQQAVGQGEETISIHGAIFPSFKGGLGQLQTLRSIGRQLLPLSLTTGYGEVLGTWCLTSIDEDQSNLLAGGIPRKQGFSLEFTRYGEDLQNV; this is translated from the coding sequence ATGACCTACCTGGAGCAGTTGCAGGCCGCACTGCATGCACTGGTCAAGGCGGGCGAGGAGGGGCGTCGGCGTGCCGGCGCCATGCTCGACCCGATGAACCAGGCCGTGGACCACGTCAAGGAAGCCGCGGCTGAACTCGAAGCATTGCCTTGGATCGGTCCGGCCATCGGCAAGCGCCTGCAACGTACCCTGCGTGCCATCGACTCGGCACAAGGGCGTGTCAACAAAGTGATTGCCCGCTACGACAAGAGCGTCGACGAGGTGCGCAAGGTGCAGGAGCGTGTCGATGCGTTCTCCGAACACCTAGGCAAGGCTGGCGCGGCGATCCGCAAGGTGGTGGGCGATGCCCGCGCGGTGGCAAGCGGGGTGCTCGTCACCTTCGGCTTCGCACCGCTGACAACGCCGACCGCCGAAGCGATCAAGCCATTCCCGCACCTGCTGGTGCTGCAACCGCTGAAGGCCAATGCCACACCGTACTACTTCAACCTCGATACCGCCGCGTTCGACCAGTTGCGTCGCCAGACCCGCTTTCGCTGGGCCGCCCAGGAACGCCTGAGCCGCGACAGCGCGCAGCAGGCCGTCGGCCAGGGGGAGGAGACGATCAGCATCCATGGTGCGATCTTTCCCTCCTTCAAGGGTGGTCTGGGCCAACTGCAGACCCTGCGTAGCATCGGTCGCCAGTTGCTGCCCCTGAGCCTGACCACAGGGTACGGCGAGGTGCTCGGCACCTGGTGCCTGACCAGCATCGACGAAGACCAGAGCAACCTGCTGGCCGGGGGCATTCCACGCAAACAGGGTTTTTCACTGGAGTTCACCCGCTATGGCGAAGACCTGCAAAACGTCTGA
- a CDS encoding phage tail assembly protein: MAQENRQPQWLNLAADRVTVRLSRPSEANGIQVDSLTLRAPTVRDMRNAQAGGASDDEQRELNLFASLAEVGIKDLEGLTLKDYGRLQAGYFRLVQDDEV; the protein is encoded by the coding sequence ATGGCTCAGGAAAACCGCCAGCCCCAGTGGCTGAACCTTGCAGCCGACCGCGTCACGGTGCGTTTGTCGCGTCCGAGCGAGGCCAATGGCATTCAGGTCGACAGCCTGACGTTGCGGGCCCCGACGGTGCGTGACATGCGCAACGCCCAGGCCGGCGGCGCCAGCGACGACGAGCAGCGCGAGCTGAACTTGTTCGCCTCGCTGGCCGAAGTTGGCATCAAGGACCTCGAAGGCCTCACCTTGAAGGACTACGGCCGCTTGCAGGCCGGGTATTTTCGCCTGGTGCAGGACGACGAGGTTTGA
- a CDS encoding phage major tail tube protein — translation MAMIPETLANLNLFVDGVSFQGDVPSLTLPKLTLKMEEHRPGGMDMPVEMDLGMEKQEAAFTTTGVRRESLKFFGLADGTAFNGTFRGAFKGLKGQINPVIVTLRGSLKEVDMGDWKSGDKAEIKHSVALSYYKLEVDGRLVYEIDALGMKRVIDGVDQLAAQRTALGL, via the coding sequence ATGGCAATGATTCCCGAAACCCTGGCCAACCTGAACCTGTTCGTCGACGGTGTGAGCTTCCAGGGCGATGTACCCAGCCTGACCCTGCCCAAACTGACCCTGAAAATGGAAGAACACCGTCCCGGTGGCATGGACATGCCCGTCGAGATGGACCTGGGCATGGAGAAGCAGGAAGCGGCCTTCACCACCACCGGCGTGCGCCGCGAGTCGCTGAAGTTCTTCGGCCTGGCCGATGGCACGGCCTTCAACGGCACGTTCCGCGGCGCCTTCAAGGGCCTCAAGGGCCAGATCAATCCGGTCATCGTCACCCTGCGCGGCTCGCTCAAGGAAGTCGACATGGGCGACTGGAAATCCGGCGACAAGGCCGAGATCAAGCACAGCGTCGCACTCAGCTACTACAAGCTGGAGGTTGATGGTCGCCTGGTCTACGAGATCGATGCCCTTGGCATGAAGCGGGTGATCGATGGTGTCGACCAACTGGCGGCGCAGCGTACTGCGCTGGGCCTGTAA